A window of Clupea harengus chromosome 24, Ch_v2.0.2, whole genome shotgun sequence genomic DNA:
GATCTTCTGAAGTATTACTGGACTCTCGAAGCGTGgatttcattcatcatttcaaACAATGATGGtaagattaaaaataaaaagattttGATTTTAGGTATATTATTTACGGTAAAATGGTCAATTTAATTTGTCTTTGCCttacttccctccctcctttctatctatctatctgtcttctGTTCTTTTGCTGTCCAGATTCAGTGTGTTGTAGTTCTCCTCCTGCCCTGGCTGGGGCAGTGTAACCTCCAGTATCCTACTGACTGTGCAGACCTGCTCTTAAGTGGCAGCAGAGTCAGTGAAGTTTACACCATCTATCCGGATGGCGTTAGCTCTGCTGTTCAGGTCTACTGTGATATGGGCTGTGAGGACATCAAGGAGGAGGGTGGATGGACTGTGAGTTGGCTCtcagttgttgtttttgagatctctctctctctctcagtgagaaAACATTACGATGATGATGACGAGTATTAAAATGTAATGTGAAACATTGGGAAATGTTTAAGCGTATGAAATGGACAGATGTTCTATGAAGCAATGTTGCTGAAACATAACTAAAACTTAACGTTTGACACATTTTTAGCCGTTATTAGATACACATCTAGTTCTGTCTCCTGTCTGAGGTGTCATATGTATGCAGGTGTTTCAGAGGAGAGTGGATGGCACTGTGAACTTCTTCAGGCCTTGGAACCAGTACAAGGACGGGTTTGGCAACGCCTCTGGAGAGTACTGGCTGGGTAAGGTCTGATGGTTGACTAAGGTGTAGCTCAACCTTGCAAGAATTTGTATTCACTGATCATGCGTGTTTGAAATATTTTGCTTGTAAAGATTTTTATGTTGAAATTTGTGCATTTTAAATATTCCCTATGGGACTAGTTTGCATCAACCAACTCAACCTCTAGTTTCTCAACTCTCGTTTACttgtttgaagctgtttttttttctggcaacaGGATTAGAgttactacacacactcaccagcaatAGGAGTTACAAGCTAAAAGTGGACATGGAGGACTTTGAGGGCAACAGGGTTTTTGCCAAGTACTCCTCCTTCTTTGTCAgatcagagaaagaggggtacaAGCTGACTGTCGGTGGCTTCACCAACGGAGGCGCTGGTGAGTTGGGGAAATGAGAACTTAAAGATTGGATGTGTTTAATTGTagtttaattgtatatattgcatcaccataatgatgatgatgatgatgcctgTGGATGTGACATGGTGCTGTATTTAGTCAAACAATTAGGCAACACATTGCGTTGTAACATCTGCAACTTTAAAGACCCATTTACATAAGGGTATACTTTTCTTCATTAAACGGCCCAAAAAAATCCATAACAACAAATATTTGGACAATTGTTGTTTTGTATGAGTAAAAAACatacttatttattttcttttaaaggAGACTCTTTGACTCGACACAATGGGCAAAAGTTCAGCACGTTTGACAAGGACCAAGACAACTATTCTGGAAATTGTGCCAACGTTTTTTTCGGGGGCTTCTGGTATGACAAATGCCATGTTTCCAATCCCAATGGCCTTTACTTGTGGGGCCCTACAAGCCACTTTGCTGTTAGTGTGAATTGGCAGGCCTTCAAAGGATACCATTATTCGCTGAAATCCATCACTATGAAGATTAGACCTGAGGTTTAGGCAGCTGTTGAAGTGTCTATGTGTTAGAAGGGATGCATTCTGAAGAAGTGCACCTATTATTaattatctctgtctcttctatCTTTTGGGGTGTTTATAAAGAGGGAAGTGGGTCATATCAGTTCCACTACCCACACAAGCTTATTAGACCTTAATCAGTATAATGAACTTAAAATCTTACTAATTTGACTGGGATGACCTTTTGTTCACATAAAATGCAGCTGTTTTACCTCTGCATTAGTCgctctatttgtgtgttttaagataTTTTAACACGATGGTCTGTGCAGAAAAATGTCTTCATATCTGTAATGGGTGTGGTGTATTTCTCGGGGTCTTAAAGCATAATAAAAATCGGAAGCATAATTGTTGTCCTGTCCTGGAGTTTATATTTGGATCTTCTGCCTACAAAACCCTATCAGAGCTTAATAATCTTTTAAAATGAACAAGACATTAGGATGCCATTTCGCTTCAGCTGTAGGTGTTAGGTTTCCATGAGTCATTCTATCTTCATGTTTGAgactcttgctgatctgtctctcccttgatgGTCTATGCAGTGGTAAAGCTTCCTGAGTAATGGGTGATTATTTCTGGGTGTTAAAGCTCAGTAAAACATGGAAGCCTCTTTATTTTCCTGTCCTGGAGTTCATCATTGAATTTGCTGAAACATGatatactgaaaataaaaataaaatacttagtttttctttccaatttttttttcatttttcttactttcttttcaTTGTAATGGCAAGCTGGCCTCTAAGAGGCGCATGACCCTGGCTTATTACAACTCCTTTGTGAAGTAGCGCCACCTTGTGAATAATCAAATATCACTAGCCACTATCTTGTGATTTAAAGGTTCAAACTTTTAAAAACGCTGCATCACTATCACATTCTTTGTACACATGCCAAAATCGGTGAAAATTCGACAGTGGGGGCGCTACAACCGTTGAAAACAGTTTCAGCAAAAACATTCAGAAACTTTAAGGCAAGTTGGCCTCTATGAGGCTTATTATGATCAATGTGTGGAGTGGCGCCACCTAATGAATAATGGTCAAAAAGACGTTTACTGACGTGACTATATAGCAACCCAAACCAGATAGCCCTTACACCAATAATCAGCCTACGATGAACCCGATGGCCCAGTCTGTCAAGtgaaggtttctctctctcgtctctctctctctctctctctctctctctctctctctctctctctctctctctctctctctctctcagttcaatTAAGTTCAAATAGACTTGATTGATATGACCATAAgaaacagtattgccaaagcacacTTGGGGAAcagaacacatacatataggctatatatggatgaaatagaaaaaaaaaagttttccctTTTGTCACACATGTAATCTTAATATCTATGTAGCTGTACTTCCCCAACCAACCAATGCCAATCtcccttcaaaaaaaaaaaaccctgatctTTTCAATAGCTAGAAATGCCCCTGGTTTGATTATTATAGACATGTGGTCTTAAGTGATTTGGAATACCCTTTTCCCCTATAAAAGTCTGGTGAATTAACATTTTATAGCCTTTTTAGTTGAATTGTGGTTTTACCTGAATATCCATCTAAGCAAATTGCATCTTTGGACACaggtatttttattttcattgtacAAATAGTAAATCAAATTAATGTGAATTAAACGATGCTTTGATACGTCAAGCAAGCTTGCCATGTTTGATTGGTTGTGAGAGGTCAGGCTGGGTCAGTGGCCAAGGCACGAGTCACGACAGGCCAGGAACAAGATGAACAGACACAGCTACTGCCTGTGATGTTAGTCTCATAAATCCTGTATGATGGGCTATACAGGTGACTTTTTATTTGGTCCATTAATGTGCTATTTGTTGGCAATTCAAATACATTAATATAGCTTATTGCATCATGTGTTGACGTGGTGTGGCATGACTCCTGTAGGCCCTCTACAGGTATTAAATATGTCACGtaaggggggcactgtggcgcaagcagtagccccgaccatatacgggcttgaacacccacggggac
This region includes:
- the LOC105891015 gene encoding microfibril-associated glycoprotein 4-like, whose protein sequence is MTRRPRARPIQSERGEQWQNAVGGRIVPPPRCQAGGEEGGVERVKETDEPGWQDCQGEAACLSVCLRACKRACIQCVVVLLLPWLGQCNLQYPTDCADLLLSGSRVSEVYTIYPDGVSSAVQVYCDMGCEDIKEEGGWTVFQRRVDGTVNFFRPWNQYKDGFGNASGEYWLGLELLHTLTSNRSYKLKVDMEDFEGNRVFAKYSSFFVRSEKEGYKLTVGGFTNGGAGDSLTRHNGQKFSTFDKDQDNYSGNCANVFFGGFWYDKCHVSNPNGLYLWGPTSHFAVSVNWQAFKGYHYSLKSITMKIRPEV